In Armigeres subalbatus isolate Guangzhou_Male unplaced genomic scaffold, GZ_Asu_2 Contig1875, whole genome shotgun sequence, the sequence ACATGAATCACGAACTGTTGTATTCACTTCGATCAATAGTACAAAACGAACAGATCAAAAGTTCCGGCAAAAGGCATACAACCATCATCAAAAGGCTATAACACCGTTGCTTGAAGTCCCTAATCTAGATCTGATCGAAGACATAATCGTCGGGGATCGATTGCATTTAATTGACCTTGGTGTTATGAAACGTTTGCTTCTTGGATGGAGACGGAACCTTAGGTTACGAGACAAAATTATCAACCCAACAAACTGTTGAAATATCGCAGATGTTGAATGGTATACACCTGCCGTCAGAAATCCACCGTAAATTACGTGGGTTAGACCATTTATCATTTTGGAAAGGGTCTGAATTCAGTAGTTTTTGCATTATGCCAGTATAGTAgtactcaaggaatttctcccaaCTGACAATTATCAACACTTTCTacttctgttctgttctgtcaCAATGTTGTCCACAAATCATTATAAGTCAAACTGGCACGTTGCTAGAAAAATGTTGGATAAATTTGTCTTACAATACATGGAATTGTATGGTGAACAATTTTTGACCAGCAATGTGCACAATCTCCAACATATTGTAGATGAAGTTGAACGATTCGGACCCTTATCTACGATTTCAGCGTATCCCTTTGAAAACGCACTGCAACGGATTAAGCACCTTCTACGAAGTGGATGGAAAAGTCTAGAGCAAGCGGTTAATAGGCTGTCGGAGATTAATTCTGAGGAGTATTATACCACCCAGAAAGCTAGAACGCGGCTGCCGAACTATCCGTGTGTAAAAACCTGCGGGAgcaaaaaagttattcacgtGAAGGAAGATTTTTTCTTAAGTGACTCCGACAAAAACGCGTGGTTTCTCACAAATGAAAATCATATAGTACGCTTTGATCAGGTTTCGGAATCTCCTGACCTGAAAATCAACGGAAAGGTTTTAACatcgaaaactgatttttttatatatccCATAGTTTCATCTTTTCTGTATATATATCTTGGAAGTAAACGCAACTTGTGTAGTGTTAATTCAACTTTCAGCTGTTGTGATATTAAGTGCAAATTAGTAGCCATTGATTATCGAGATAACTACGTATTTATTCCATTGATACACACATTAACTAAATGAAACAATATGTATTAATACCAGCCAatgtaatttaattcaaattaaaacataaaataaacgTAACTTGAATCCATTTCGTAGTAAAACATCTGATCGAATAAgaattattaatattattacatGTTGTAATTGATATGGTTTATATGGTCTCGTTTCTACATATCACTCACTAAAATCGTTTGGTCCACTCGTGTCGGAACGGATATCGGTACAATCCAATGCATCTGATGAATCAATGGCCGATTCATCAAGCTCTTCTAATTCAGGCTTACTGTGATTATTGTCACAATCATCCACGTAATTGTCACAATCATTCAATGGATTTGGTAGAGGTTCGTCCGAACCGCCATCATGTTCAAGTTTCACTTGATGTACAGCTTCCTTCCGTTGCTTTACTCTTCTCACGTGTCTAGTTCCTCGGCGCATACCGGTAGCGGTCAAGCGTTTGAGTGAGTTCTTGAGCTTCCGCATGAAAAAGTTGGCCAGCTTCAGTTGGGTAACAATTTCAGAATCGTCACTCCCTAGCTGTTGAAATAACTGTAGAATATTCCGGTTCGGCATTATAGCTATTTTTGGCCCCTTTCGGCTAGCTCCTGTCCAGGTACACTTAGTTTGAAACTCTTTGCTGAAAAGCATGTCGAGTACACCTAGCATACGGTTATCCGCACAGTCACCGCTTACGTTTAGTCGCAACCATTTAATCTGAAAAGAAGTTAAAAATTATACATAAACCTAAACAATTACGTGTTCACTAAATGCGTTACCAATGCCAGGGAGTTTAACAATACCACAGACAAAACTCTTGGAACATTAGGCAATCAATTCCATCGGCACCTGTTGGTAACTCTGACTGTTTTGTCCGTTTGTCTGTGATAATACTTTTGTTACAAGAGTAGTGAATTTTGTCTAACACTTACCATTGATGATTTGTAATCGTCGTCAGTCAGTTTGTTCTCCAAATCAGACAACTGTTGTTCGTGTTCAATAGGATCAAATCGGAACAACGGTTGCTCCTCAATGTCCGTCACTTGGCAACCAAATCTCCGTATAGCGTTCAAAATGTATTCATTTTGTGTGGAGATACTCGCTGTTCGTTTCTCCAGTAGATCCAATCGATTATTGATTTGATGAAGCAGCTTTATAATTTCGCTCAGATTGTCCTCTCTTGGATTATCCGGTTGAGTGATCGTCGGTACAGCATGGTACGCCACATACTGGACAGATTGGACATTGTCTTCGGAGTTCACCGCAACTACAGTTGGTACGGCTGAATCAGTCCCAGGAGGGAAGGACTGCTGAACGATTTGAACTTTCTCTGGAATCATTGACTCGGCAACAGGAACAAATCGTGTAGATGACGGAGCCAGTGTTGTTGTTTTAGGAGGAATTTTGTTCTCAAAACTTTCTCTTACCTCAACAACGATAGGGGTGGCTGCAGGTGTTACTTGTGTTATTTGCGAGCTAGGTGTATTTTCAAGAACTAACATGTTTTGAAAGTCTTCGGGTTCCTGACGTTTGTTGATTTTGCGTCGTGCTAGCTGACCAACGTCGGAGGATGATTCTCCGGACAATTCACCCAGCAAGCGTTTAGCTTCCGTCAAAGATGACATAGGGTTTCTTTTCACTGTACATTTAAACTTCAACCATGATTTTTTTGGCAAGCTGTTTTCGTCACGGAGAAGCTTTTCTTGTTCTAGCACACTCTTTACGTTAGGCCAGAGCACGATTTGTCCACTTCTTGAGCTGCGCAGCCATTTATCCGGCACGACAGAAAGTTCCTTGCACCCTCGCGAATTGCGAGTTTCTACGATGACAAATGGCATTCTGCGATTAAAAAAATTATTGTCGTTAAGAATATCCATTGCAATGTACGTTTTGATTACAAACCTTGACGATTTTCTGGAGTAAAACAGCTCAAATGTTAAATTAAACCACAATTTAAACAATTTATGCGGAACGAACAGGCAAACACACAAATTtgcaaagcaaaacaaattgaaatgtcaaacgAAGTTCACAGGTAGATCCGCGAGAACTAATAAAGTTCGGTTAAGGTTTTAAATGAACTCGTTGGAGACTTTAAAGTTCTGTGGAAGTTCCAGGGGCAATTGATTCAAGCATTTAGAGAAGAATTCAACACTTTGAACAAAATCaaccatttctcacttcgcccaTATGGTGCTGTGGTATTGGTCCCAGTTGCAACGCAGAGGATGTGAATTCAAGACTCGTGGTAGGTATATACAATTATATTAAATACAAACTAATAAAACTAATTACAATTTATGTACAGCTGCAACATACACCACATTGAATTATGAACGTATGTAACAAATGACAAGTTGTCATATTTTTTCCCttaagttcaatcaaagttgttTTTAAAGCTGAATAGCTTTCTTCAAAGTACTTTAATCCAACTTCTTTAGAACTTTCAAGTTTTGATTGGATTCTTATAAGATGCTGTTAGACGACTCAACATAGTTAATGAACTTGACAGTTCGGTTAATTAATTACTTCAGCTGCATAGAATTCTCTTCACGATTATTCATGTGGCTGATTAAGCCTAATAAAACcctattattcgaacttttggttgcttgggggaactttcggaatCCATCCTCCAAACCCAATGATCGGAATAAGGAACGAGTAGATTAAGATGTATCCTTATTCCGGTCAAGTATTATTCCggtatttttcacttttcagcattttctatcgggaaaatacaggcaacaatttggtaatacgctataatgttatctgttttgtcttgttatgctgctgtgtttgaaatccagggcaaattttcacttaaaaatgcttaaatattaTGACAGACGTTCTTAGCAAGTGGGTTAACGAAAACAGTCAAAACAGACcaccaacaaattttgtttaaattttcactattaatcgctaaaaatgacgctggttttcatttcatttcatgcatacataaccatagaaaagtacaaggatatttttctgttatttttagacaaaaactctttattatttatcattttgtcttgcgtgaacggaattaggcgctgattggaataagggcacagcacggtatatataaatatatttctTTTAAATACGTAGGCAAGtatcatcgttttttttttattaaaataatttgtcTTTTATGTTGCTAATCTGAAGGTAAATAAAAAGCCCCTTTTAGCCTTGACCATAACAATCCTgtagggcagcggttctcaacctttttctggagaggtaccccttcgaactttagccataattgaggtacccccatATGTTTTtgttgctgtaaatgaaaataagcgtaactcttcagatatatgaaaaattgacctgaaaactaacggaatatatggctctccataaacttttctgaaattttcattttcgttgAAACTTCCCAATTCAAATTGAGTTCATACATCGAGCATcc encodes:
- the LOC134203483 gene encoding uncharacterized protein LOC134203483 isoform X2; this translates as MPFVIVETRNSRGCKELSVVPDKWLRSSRSGQIVLWPNVKSVLEQEKLLRDENSLPKKSWLKFKCTVKRNPMSSLTEAKRLLGELSGESSSDVGQLARRKINKRQEPEDFQNMLVLENTPSSQITQVTPAATPIVVEVRESFENKIPPKTTTLAPSSTRFVPVAESMIPEKVQIVQQSFPPGTDSAVPTVVAVNSEDNVQSVQYVAYHAVPTITQPDNPREDNLSEIIKLLHQINNRLDLLEKRTASISTQNEYILNAIRRFGCQVTDIEEQPLFRFDPIEHEQQLSDLENKLTDDDYKSSMIKWLRLNVSGDCADNRMLGVLDMLFSKEFQTKCTWTGASRKGPKIAIMPNRNILQLFQQLGSDDSEIVTQLKLANFFMRKLKNSLKRLTATGMRRGTRHVRRVKQRKEAVHQVKLEHDGGSDEPLPNPLNDCDNYVDDCDNNHSKPELEELDESAIDSSDALDCTDIRSDTSGPNDFSE
- the LOC134203483 gene encoding uncharacterized protein LOC134203483 isoform X1, encoding MDILNDNNFFNRRMPFVIVETRNSRGCKELSVVPDKWLRSSRSGQIVLWPNVKSVLEQEKLLRDENSLPKKSWLKFKCTVKRNPMSSLTEAKRLLGELSGESSSDVGQLARRKINKRQEPEDFQNMLVLENTPSSQITQVTPAATPIVVEVRESFENKIPPKTTTLAPSSTRFVPVAESMIPEKVQIVQQSFPPGTDSAVPTVVAVNSEDNVQSVQYVAYHAVPTITQPDNPREDNLSEIIKLLHQINNRLDLLEKRTASISTQNEYILNAIRRFGCQVTDIEEQPLFRFDPIEHEQQLSDLENKLTDDDYKSSMIKWLRLNVSGDCADNRMLGVLDMLFSKEFQTKCTWTGASRKGPKIAIMPNRNILQLFQQLGSDDSEIVTQLKLANFFMRKLKNSLKRLTATGMRRGTRHVRRVKQRKEAVHQVKLEHDGGSDEPLPNPLNDCDNYVDDCDNNHSKPELEELDESAIDSSDALDCTDIRSDTSGPNDFSE